The proteins below are encoded in one region of Pseudomonas entomophila L48:
- the typA gene encoding translational GTPase TypA, giving the protein MIENLRNIAIIAHVDHGKTTLVDKLLRQSGTLERNELNDERVMDSNDQEKERGITILAKNTAINWNGYHINIVDTPGHADFGGEVERVMSMVDSVLLLVDAQDGPMPQTRFVTKKAFEAGLKPIVVINKVDRPGARPDWVLDQIFDLFDNLGATDDQLDFQVVYASALNGIAGLDHTAMAEDMTPLYQSIVDNVPAPSVDVDGPFQMQISALDYNSFLGVIGVGRIARGRIKPNTPVVAIDVDGKKRNGRILKLMGHHGLHRIDVEEAQAGDIVCISGFDELFISDTLCDMNNVEAMKPLTVDEPTVSMTFQVNDSPFCGKEGKFVTSRNIKERLDKELLYNVALRVEEGDSADKFKVSGRGELHLSVLIETMRREGFEMAVGRPEVIIREVNGVKQEPFENVTIDIPEESQGKVMEEMGLRKGDLTNMAPDGKGRVRLEYNVPARGLIGFRNQFLTLTNGAGILTSIFDRYDTMKPGTMSGRLNGVLVSIETGKALTYSLETLQARGKLFIEHGQDIYNGQIIGLNSRDNDLGVNPTKGKKLDNMRASGKDEVIALVPPVRHTLEQALEFIQDDELCEVTPKSIRLRKKILDEGERTRAAKKAKN; this is encoded by the coding sequence GTGATCGAAAATCTGCGTAACATCGCCATCATCGCCCACGTTGACCATGGTAAAACCACCCTGGTCGACAAACTCCTGCGCCAGTCCGGCACCCTGGAGCGTAACGAGCTCAACGACGAGCGCGTCATGGACTCCAACGACCAGGAAAAAGAGCGCGGCATTACCATCCTGGCGAAAAACACCGCCATCAACTGGAACGGCTACCACATCAACATCGTCGACACCCCCGGCCACGCCGACTTCGGTGGCGAGGTTGAGCGTGTAATGTCGATGGTCGACTCCGTGCTGCTGCTGGTCGACGCCCAGGACGGCCCGATGCCGCAAACCCGCTTCGTTACTAAGAAAGCCTTCGAAGCTGGCCTGAAGCCGATCGTCGTGATCAACAAGGTCGACCGTCCGGGCGCGCGTCCTGACTGGGTTCTGGACCAGATCTTCGACCTGTTCGACAACCTCGGCGCCACCGACGACCAGCTGGACTTCCAGGTTGTCTACGCCTCGGCCCTGAACGGCATCGCCGGTCTTGACCACACCGCCATGGCCGAAGACATGACCCCGCTGTACCAGTCGATCGTCGACAACGTGCCAGCGCCAAGCGTTGACGTCGATGGCCCGTTCCAGATGCAGATCTCCGCACTGGACTACAACAGCTTCCTCGGTGTTATCGGTGTTGGCCGCATCGCCCGTGGTCGTATCAAGCCGAACACTCCGGTTGTCGCCATCGATGTCGACGGCAAGAAGCGTAACGGCCGTATCCTGAAGCTGATGGGCCACCACGGCCTGCACCGCATCGACGTCGAAGAAGCCCAGGCTGGCGACATCGTCTGCATCAGCGGTTTCGACGAGCTGTTCATTTCCGACACCCTGTGCGACATGAACAACGTCGAGGCGATGAAGCCCCTGACCGTCGACGAGCCGACCGTTTCGATGACCTTCCAGGTCAACGACTCGCCGTTCTGCGGCAAGGAAGGCAAGTTCGTGACCTCCCGTAACATCAAGGAGCGTCTGGACAAAGAGCTGCTGTACAACGTTGCACTGCGCGTTGAAGAAGGCGACTCGGCTGACAAGTTCAAGGTTTCCGGCCGTGGTGAGCTGCACCTGTCGGTACTGATCGAAACCATGCGTCGCGAAGGCTTCGAGATGGCCGTGGGCCGTCCTGAAGTGATCATCCGTGAAGTGAACGGCGTCAAGCAGGAGCCGTTCGAGAACGTCACCATCGACATCCCTGAAGAATCCCAGGGCAAGGTCATGGAAGAGATGGGCCTGCGTAAGGGCGACCTGACCAACATGGCGCCGGATGGCAAGGGCCGTGTGCGTCTGGAGTACAACGTACCGGCTCGCGGTCTGATCGGTTTCCGTAACCAGTTCCTGACCCTGACCAACGGTGCTGGCATCCTGACCTCGATCTTCGATCGCTACGACACCATGAAGCCAGGCACCATGTCCGGCCGCCTGAACGGCGTTCTGGTTTCGATCGAGACCGGCAAGGCGCTGACCTACTCGCTGGAAACCCTGCAGGCGCGCGGCAAGCTGTTCATCGAGCACGGCCAGGACATCTACAACGGTCAGATCATCGGCCTGAACAGCCGTGACAACGACCTGGGCGTGAACCCGACCAAAGGCAAGAAGCTCGACAACATGCGTGCTTCGGGCAAGGACGAAGTCATCGCCCTGGTCCCGCCGGTTCGCCACACCCTCGAGCAGGCCCTGGAATTCATCCAGGACGACGAGCTGTGCGAAGTCACGCCTAAGTCGATCCGTCTGCGCAAGAAGATCCTCGACGAAGGCGAGCGTACCCGCGCTGCCAAGAAAGCCAAGAACTGA